One window of the Zea mays cultivar B73 chromosome 3, Zm-B73-REFERENCE-NAM-5.0, whole genome shotgun sequence genome contains the following:
- the fea3 gene encoding Piriformospora indica-insensitive protein 2 precursor, with protein sequence MRRARGRRGLLLLLGVALSAAALLRGCAGQQGEDGSDAPAAAAAETAPMEEKERRALYAAIESFVGKGWNGSGLYPDPCGWSPIQGVSCDLFNGLWYPTVMSIGPVLDNSLQCGPDAKFSAQLFDLRRLRTLSFYSCFPASNPTAIPTGSWEKLAGTLETLEFRTNPGLNGAIPASLGRLASLQSLVLVENNLTGPVPAELGALSRLRRLVLSGNGLSGPIPVTLGGLTGLLKMDLSSNLLQGSIPPELAGLRSLTLLDLRNNSLTGGLPQFVQGMASLQDLLLSNNPLGGGLPQSGWGALAGLATLDLSNVGLVGAIPGSMAALTGLRFLALDHNRLTGAVPPELARLPSIGALYLNGNNLTGTLEFSAGFYQRMGRRFASWDNPGLCYNVAAVDAAHAPSGVVVCKDLQEPSVGGGARDGDGDGDAEEDGTKPEAGSSLVASSSSGMPVGSVGGLRYLVVVRGMAAAVLGLVSLLQ encoded by the exons ATGAGGCGCGCTCGCGGTCGCCGCGGGCTGCTGCTTCTCCTCGGCGTGGCGCTCTCGGCGGCTGCGCTGCTCCGTGGCTGCGCGGGGCAGCAAGGGGAGGACGGCTCGGACGcccctgcggcggcggcggcggagacgGCCCCCATGGAGGAGAAGGAGCGCAGGGCGCTGTACGCCGCCATCGAGAGCTTCGTCGGCAAGGGGTGGAACGGCTCCGGGCTCTACCCAGACCCCTGCGGCTGGTCTCCCATCCAG GGGGTGTCATGTGATCTCTTCAATGGCCTGTGGTACCCAACAGTGATGAGCATTGGCCCAGTCCTTGACAACTCGCTGCAGTGCGGCCCCGACGCCAAGTTCAGCGCCCAGCTGTTCGACCTGAGGCGCCTCCGGACGCTGTCTTTCTACAGCTGCTTCCCGGCGAGCAACCCCACGGCCATCCCGACCGGCAGCTGGGAGAAGCTGGCGGGGACGCTGGAGACGCTGGAGTTCCGCACCAACCCGGGCCTGAACGGCGCCATCCCGGCGTccctcggccgcctggccagcctGCAGTCGCTGGTGCTCGTGGAGAACAACCTGACGGGGCCCGTGCCCGCGGAGCTGGGCGCGCTGTCGAGGCTGAGACGGCTGGTGCTGTCCGGGAACGGGCTGTCGGGGCCGATCCCGGTGACACTCG GTGGCCTCACGGGGCTCCTGAAGATGGACCTGAGCAGCAACCTGCTGCAGGGCAGCATCCCGCCGGAGCTCGCGGGGCTCAGGAGCCTCACGCTGCTGGACCTCAGGAACAACAGCCTCACCGGCGGGCTGCCCCAGTTCGTGCAGGGCATGGCGTCGCTGCAGGACCTGCTGCTCTCGAACAACCCGCTGGGCGGCGGCCTGCCGCAGTCCGGCTGGGGGGCGCTGGCGGGCCTGGCCACGCTGGACCTGTCCAACGTCGGCCTCGTGGGCGCCATACCGGGGTCCATGGCGGCCCTGACGGGGCTCCGGTTCCTGGCGCTGGACCACAACCGCCTGACGGGGGCCGTGCCGCCCGAGCTCGCCCGGCTGCCCAGCATCGGCGCGCTGTACCTGAACGGCAACAACCTGACGGGGACGCTGGAGTTCTCGGCCGGGTTCTACCAGCGCATGGGGCGGCGGTTCGCGTCGTGGGACAACCCCGGGCTGTGCTACAACGTCGCGGCCGTGGACGCGGCCCACGCGCCGTCGGGCGTGGTGGTGTGCAAGGACCTGCAGGAGCCCAGCGTGGGCGGCGGCGCgcgggacggggacggggacggggacgcgGAGGAGGACGGGACGAAGCCCGAGGCGGGCTCCAGCCTCGTGGCCTCCTCGTCGTCCGGCATGCCGGTTGGCAGTGTCGGTGGGCTCCGGTACCTGGTGGTGGTTCGGGGAATGGCGGCTGCGGTTCTTGGGTTGGTGTCCCTCCTACAATAG
- the fea3 gene encoding piriformospora indica-insensitive protein 2 isoform X1, giving the protein MRRARGRRGLLLLLGVALSAAALLRGCAGQQGEDGSDAPAAAAAETAPMEEKERRALYAAIESFVGKGWNGSGLYPDPCGWSPIQGVSCDLFNGLWYPTVMSIGPVLDNSLQCGPDAKFSAQLFDLRRLRTLSFYSCFPASNPTAIPTGSWEKLAGTLETLEFRTNPGLNGAIPASLGRLASLQSLVLVENNLTGPVPAELGALSRLRRLVLSGNGLSGPIPVTLGNDRRADELLLIVDLSRNYLTGSLPSSLGGLTGLLKMDLSSNLLQGSIPPELAGLRSLTLLDLRNNSLTGGLPQFVQGMASLQDLLLSNNPLGGGLPQSGWGALAGLATLDLSNVGLVGAIPGSMAALTGLRFLALDHNRLTGAVPPELARLPSIGALYLNGNNLTGTLEFSAGFYQRMGRRFASWDNPGLCYNVAAVDAAHAPSGVVVCKDLQEPSVGGGARDGDGDGDAEEDGTKPEAGSSLVASSSSGMPVGSVGGLRYLVVVRGMAAAVLGLVSLLQ; this is encoded by the exons ATGAGGCGCGCTCGCGGTCGCCGCGGGCTGCTGCTTCTCCTCGGCGTGGCGCTCTCGGCGGCTGCGCTGCTCCGTGGCTGCGCGGGGCAGCAAGGGGAGGACGGCTCGGACGcccctgcggcggcggcggcggagacgGCCCCCATGGAGGAGAAGGAGCGCAGGGCGCTGTACGCCGCCATCGAGAGCTTCGTCGGCAAGGGGTGGAACGGCTCCGGGCTCTACCCAGACCCCTGCGGCTGGTCTCCCATCCAG GGGGTGTCATGTGATCTCTTCAATGGCCTGTGGTACCCAACAGTGATGAGCATTGGCCCAGTCCTTGACAACTCGCTGCAGTGCGGCCCCGACGCCAAGTTCAGCGCCCAGCTGTTCGACCTGAGGCGCCTCCGGACGCTGTCTTTCTACAGCTGCTTCCCGGCGAGCAACCCCACGGCCATCCCGACCGGCAGCTGGGAGAAGCTGGCGGGGACGCTGGAGACGCTGGAGTTCCGCACCAACCCGGGCCTGAACGGCGCCATCCCGGCGTccctcggccgcctggccagcctGCAGTCGCTGGTGCTCGTGGAGAACAACCTGACGGGGCCCGTGCCCGCGGAGCTGGGCGCGCTGTCGAGGCTGAGACGGCTGGTGCTGTCCGGGAACGGGCTGTCGGGGCCGATCCCGGTGACACTCGGTAACGACCGCCGCGCCGACGAGCTGCTGCTGATCGTGGACCTGAGCAGGAACTATCTAACCGGCTCTCTGCCTTCGTCGCTAGGTGGCCTCACGGGGCTCCTGAAGATGGACCTGAGCAGCAACCTGCTGCAGGGCAGCATCCCGCCGGAGCTCGCGGGGCTCAGGAGCCTCACGCTGCTGGACCTCAGGAACAACAGCCTCACCGGCGGGCTGCCCCAGTTCGTGCAGGGCATGGCGTCGCTGCAGGACCTGCTGCTCTCGAACAACCCGCTGGGCGGCGGCCTGCCGCAGTCCGGCTGGGGGGCGCTGGCGGGCCTGGCCACGCTGGACCTGTCCAACGTCGGCCTCGTGGGCGCCATACCGGGGTCCATGGCGGCCCTGACGGGGCTCCGGTTCCTGGCGCTGGACCACAACCGCCTGACGGGGGCCGTGCCGCCCGAGCTCGCCCGGCTGCCCAGCATCGGCGCGCTGTACCTGAACGGCAACAACCTGACGGGGACGCTGGAGTTCTCGGCCGGGTTCTACCAGCGCATGGGGCGGCGGTTCGCGTCGTGGGACAACCCCGGGCTGTGCTACAACGTCGCGGCCGTGGACGCGGCCCACGCGCCGTCGGGCGTGGTGGTGTGCAAGGACCTGCAGGAGCCCAGCGTGGGCGGCGGCGCgcgggacggggacggggacggggacgcgGAGGAGGACGGGACGAAGCCCGAGGCGGGCTCCAGCCTCGTGGCCTCCTCGTCGTCCGGCATGCCGGTTGGCAGTGTCGGTGGGCTCCGGTACCTGGTGGTGGTTCGGGGAATGGCGGCTGCGGTTCTTGGGTTGGTGTCCCTCCTACAATAG